The sequence tctccctctctctctctgtctctctctctctctttttctccttctctgtctctccctctctctctctgtctctccctctctctctctttctctctctctctttctctctgtgtgtgactgaatgtgttaCACCCTTGATGAGAAGCTCAATGAGAACCTGTGTAGTTTTACAGGGTTAACGCCTTTACTGATGTCATGGGCTGCACTGTAATTGCGGCTCTGAACTTTCCAGAGTTGGCTTCAGACGTCCCgttctccctgcctgcctgccgtgTAGGTACAGCCCTGTAGGGCCCATGAGCCTGTCAGTTCTTATTTGTGGACagacgggagtgtgtgtgtgtgtgtgtgtgtgtgtgtgtgtgtgtgtgtgtgtgtgtgtgtgtgtgtgtgtgtgtttgtgtgtgtgtgtgtgtgggggggggggggggggggggttgggttgggctTGGACTGCCGACTCAGCCAATCAATAATGTGATGAGTGATTGATCAATCTGGGCAGCTGATGGCCTGAGCTAATTATGGGCTTACATGGACAGCGCTGTACATCAGATGTTGGGTTACAAGAACATGCATGACCAGCAACACActttgtgtgattatgtgtgggTATGACTGAGGCCAAACAGGAAGTTACTGCcctgggtgtgttttgtgtaataTATGTAAAAGGGTCTTTGCAGTTCTCACTTCTCCCATTTCAAAGGCATCTGTTGATTGTCAGCAAGTGGCTctatggctgtctgtgtgtgtgtgtgtatgtgtgtgtgtgtctctttaagaagagagggaggaggtggagggaggaggagggaggctaGTCTCGGAGTtcagctctctttttttttaactgaaattCCTCTCTCAAGAGTTTGGCATTTCCTCTGAGCACACAGTCAGaaagccctttctctctcactctctcactccctctctcactccctctctccctctctctctctgtctgtcgtgTGTTCTCAAAGAGCCCGCCACACCGAAGGGGGGATTTTCAAACATCCTAACTGAAGGGACGCGTCTCTCGACCTCGGAGCTGCGCTGCATCACTCAGTCGGAGACACCACAGCTGTGAACTTTAACCTCCTCACCCCGGCGTACGGAAGGACGACTGGAAacgagagaagaaagaaaaagcaaaggaagaagaaaagaagagaaaagttgAGGGGAATTGATTCAGTTCTTCAGTGCTCATCAACatacacagagaagaggagaagaggaacagTCTGGTTGGTTCACCACTGGAAGTTCATGGTCGTATTCACGATGGGCTAGTGTGCCCAGACTTCTCCCCATACTTCCACTCACAGGCTAGTGGaaaggatctgtgtgtgtgtgtgtgtgtgtgtgtgtgtgtgtgtcgtgggggAGGATGAGTCTCTACACCCTGAACCTGCGTGTGTTCTGGCCTCTGCTCACCTGTGTGCTGGCCGCCCTGGCGCTGCTTCACCACCTCACCCTCACCACCCGGAGCGCGGATACCTCGGCGGCAGACGGCTGCCAGGACCCGGACCACGGGACCCTCTCGCTCCTCAAGTACGCGCTGGTCTTTGCACTCTGCTACTTCTTCATCCGCTACTGCGCCTCCCGGCCCgcggaggggaagagggggctGGGCAGGGCCCTGCTGCTGGAGGGCCACGGGAAGGCCCGGCGCGAGCTCCTGGAGGAGTACTACGAGAGGGAGGTGCGCTTGTCTCCCCACGTCCTGGGCCACAGCAAGGCCCACGTGGCCAAGCTGGTGAGCGAGCTGGTGAAGGTGGGCCGCACCGACGGGCCTCCGGAATCTTCTTTGGCCTTCCGCGGTGACTACATGCAGATCGGGAGCTCGTACGAGGAGCACAAGGTGGGTTCGCCGGACTGCTTTGATATTTTGGTTCCGCTGCGGCTACCCCGCGGACTCACTCTGGATCCGGTCGTCTTCTCCGAGCGTCCCGGAGGACCTCCGCTGTCCACTCTGGAGACGCCGCGGCGGTCCGAATGGACACGGCGGCACCGGGCATTCACCGATAGCTTCCTGCGGCCACATGTCTCCGCGGGCGTCCAGCGTCTCAGCCCGGACTGCGTGCTGCGCTGGTTTTACCCGGCCGCCCAGCGTTGCCTGGCGACGGTGCGCTACCCTTTCGAGCAGCGATGTgccctcagcctctctctcggcGAGCAGCAGAGGGTTCAGCTCCGCCTGACGCCGCGCTCCGACTACGTCTGCTGCCACATCTCCATGGGCGTGCGGCTCATCCCTGCCTTCCCTCTGGGCGACTCTGCCTTTCTGGTCCCTACGACGGACCCGCGCCACCCAGGCGAGGACCTGTGGGCTGTCTACTTCCCCAAGCAGGAGCAGCGTCTGCTGGGCTGGCTGAAGGGAAGGCTACCCTCTGGCTCCTGCCACCTGAAAGTCCTTCAGCTGGCCAAGGAGGTGCGGGATTTAGGCGGGCAGACGCTGGATAACCAGGCCCGTGCCGAATGGAAGGGGGTGCTGTCCTCCTACACCCTGAAGACCGCCTGGCTGCGGCTGCTTTTCAGCACGCCCCCCGAGGCCTGGGAGGAGCGCCACCTGGTAGACCGGCTGGAGGACCTGCTGCGGAGCCTGAGAGAGGGCCTGCAGGGCTGCGTCTTGAAGCACCTGTTCCTCGGGGGCGACGCGGCGGGGCTGCTCCCCGACTCCGTGTCTCTGCCCAAGCTCGTGAAGGAGATGGCGCCGTCCAACCTGTGGGAGGTGTTCAGCGCCGCCTCCCTGGAGCTGGTGGCGGCGCGGCTCACCTACACCTGGGCACACCTGCACCGCCTCATCAGACTGGGCCGGCCCCAGAGGAGTAGCCTGGGCAGGGGCCTGCACTGCAAGCACATAGAGGCAGAGTGAAGCGCCTCCGTAAACCAAGCCCACTGAATCTAACAGCAATATATATTACTGAGAATCCAGGGAATCCCTTTGCTTCAGTGCATTTGATATAAAGAGAACATTGAGGATATTGATTGGTTTGATAACTAACGTTTTGTTGACATTCATGAGGCCAAACAGTGATCTCATTACGTGTTAATGGTGATTTTTTTTGCACCGCTAGAGTCGACCATATGTTTTATTGGGTATTTATCAGCAGACAGTGCCTTAAGGAAGTCCTTACCTTTTCCATAtggaaaaagtctgtaaaattcatatatgttcatttttatataatataaatgaTAATAGTGTGTTAACATACATAATTATGGCCTCTGTCACATATAGCAACATAgataatatgttttatatatgatcTACCTTGCACATTGAAGAGCATTATGCCATTTTAGTATGTAATGTATATGCAAGCTCTTCaccacagatttatcatgcaGGTATTGCACATGCCAAGTGTGATTCCTATAtgtttttacagacattttccaTATGTGAGAGAACAGCCCTATATTTCTTTTGGGTTTCCTTAAACCAAAGGTCCAAAGATGGTGATCTCTGAAGATCAAAGATGGATTGAATCTTGAATGTATAGATTCATGACTGTATATAGAGTCGATGGTATAGATGCACTATATACTCTGTATACAGTCAGTGGTATAGAAGCACAAATTAAGCTTCCTAGGTACAGCAGAGATGTCAGTATCTGAGACTTTTTCTTACTTTGAAGTATGTAGCAGTTGTTACAGTACGTAGCAGTTGTTTTTGTACTGTCTATCTTATTTATCTGGGTACTGATCAGGGACAAAGTAATTAGAGGATACATTCCAACTTTGTAGGCATAATTGCTGTTCATTTTGGGAACAACAGGAAGTGAACACAAAAGCTGGGCTCTTTGTTCAATTAGCTGTCTCAGGCACCAGATAATGAATGTCAGAGGAAGTACCCTGAATGGTACGGTTGAAACCCAATGATATACTTGGCTATtagtgtgatttgtgtgttccCCAGGGGGCTTAATTTAAACAGGAGGTCCCAGTACAGCCGGAAGACTGTGGTTCAAAGGTCACCAtagtatttctgtatgtgtaagaatgtttctctcacactcacactcacatacacaagcccccccccccccccaacccacacacacacacaatcatgcgaAGACAGACTGACTCACGGTCACCATGATGTCATGGTTCCTGCCcagtctgtgtgtattgttCGTGGGTAGAGAGACACAGGAGACTACTTCCCcctggtcaacacacacacacacacacacacacacacacacacacacacacacacacacacacacacacaccaaaatgacTCAGATTCTCCCCACTCACCTCTGCAGTGGTGGTGATGACAGACCATGGACTGTGTGTATTCGCTCCGCactgagggaagaggagagtcTCTCGCCAAGTTGACACCACAGGATGCTGCCCATCATCAGGGGAATATTAGTAGCTTCCAATCATAACTTTGTCATATGATTGGAAAAAGAATTGAGCACCTTTATGGAAAATGAATACTGTGTACTTGTAATGTGTACTTGAATATGCGGTGTACTTGTGTCGCATTTAAAGAGGCCTTAGCAACTGTCTCCAATTATCCTCCCATATATACACAAAGGCCCCTCTGAGGTCACTTCCTTTCACACAGCCATTGATTGACTGCAGAGTGTGCTGAATCTTGCAGGGCTCACTGTAGGCTTTTAGGACATACAGTATTGATCAACTTTTGTttgtggcctctctctcagagcaggAGCACACCAGAAAgacctctctctcagagcaggAGCACACCAGAAAGATATGGGGAAGAGCAGTCGTGGTTAACCGTTAACCGGCATAATTGTGAAAACTAGAAACTGATTCTGAGTTCTAATGCATTCAGATGAATGTATATGTGACTCACCCTTCTGTCCACACAGCTGTAGCTTAGCTCTGGCATCAGGATTTATGTCATCCTGGTGTCTGTCTGCGCACGCGTGTTTGTCCCTCCGCCCGGACGCACCCCACATAGGCGCTCACGTTTCCATGACAACCACGGACCTCACCCCGGGGTCAGTTGCCCAGTGTGATTGGTTGGGTGGCTGGTTTGTTGGACGGAGAGAGGAGGTTGATTGCATTGCTGCATCCAACGGCTTCGCTAGGCAAGCACAGGCTTATTGATCTGTCATTGCTGCtccggtgtgtatgtgtgtgtgtgtatgtgtgtgtgttaatactgTGTGATTCTGGTGATTGTACTGAaaatgtgtggctgtgagtATTTCTGTATGAGatctgtattcttttttttgcatCGGTTTCACATTACCatgcaaacatgtgtgtgtgtgagatgcactgcattatgtatctctgtgtctacagtgtgttcctgtgtatgtgtggtgtgtgtgtatgtgtaccagCATGTTTGGGAGATGTGTCATTGTTGCTGGTGAATGCTAGACCTTCCCGTAtgtgtcgcacacacacacacacacacacacacacacacacacacacacacacacacacacacacacacacacacacacacacacacacacacacacacgcacacacacacacacgcacacagagtgtGCTTGTCTGGACCTGTAGATTCAGAGATTCAGATAATAGGCACATTTCCAGATAACCACCAACCGTAGGGCAAATTAGATTGGAGGGCTTttgctctttacacacacacacacacacacacacacacacacacacacacacacacacacacacacacgcacacacacacacacacacacactgttttccaGCTGTTGGTACCACTATGTGGCTCTGAGCACGCTGCCTTGGACCATGCAGTCAGTGCCACAGCCTCATCATGGTCGCATGGTTGTTGCACGGTTGCATGGTCTAAAAGCAGAACAGAAAATTAAATACGGAACCAGGGAGCTTCTGGAGCTTCCTATCCCAGAATGTTCCATCCTGTGCAAAAGAAGATGTTGTAACATTTGTAAAAGATTTATGTAACAGTCATGCTCATATGGGTTTGAATGTATATTTATATCattacatgtaaaaaaaaaaaaaagccttaagTAAACTATATTCTGTACTTGATGTACATAGAATCAGAGGAGGACGTTTGTATATAATTTTGTACTTTTCTGCCTATATGTGACTTGAAATAAAGTGACTGTATTTTGAATTAGTCCATAGTGTTTGGTGCATCCTttccaaatctttttttttttttaaatcacatgttttgtaagtcactttggacaaaggtgtctgctaaatacccaAGCTATAACTGCAACTATCCGTCTGTATCAATACTGTTGACCCTATCAAGAAAACTGTGCACAAGATCTATCCATAGATCCATAAATAGTCATGAGGATGAAGCTAGTTAAAGAAAGAGTGCAAGCACACTGATGCACATTTCTGGAGTTGCACCGGTAATCTCAAACTGCTGTTCATCCGTGTGTCGAGTTGAGAGCCTACTTAGATGGGATGTGCCAACTCTTTCACATCTGTGGCTATAGTATCACACATACTCTGAGACCTGAAAGCTCTGTGGCTTGAGCTCTGAGCAGCTGCAACAGCCTTTCAAATACGGAACAGGAAGTTTACCATGTGGCAGGTCAGCCACATGGCAGGAAGTAAGCCAatagcagtctctctctctctctctctctctgttgttctctctccttctcctcttctttaacCCTTTCTTCTAAAATGATTTGATACAGAACAGAAACATAAAAGTATAGTGCAGTGACACATTATCATGTGTATTGTGGTAAGACCCAGGGTTTATTTATAGCTGCATAAACGTGTTATTCCCTTGCTAAGACCTGTCTATGCAGTGGCCATTccatgttctgtgttgtgtttgtgtagatgcaTTTGTCTGGGTTTCACTGTGGTTAAGGTCCAGACTACACTCCTGGAATCTACTGCCGTGTTCCTCACAGTTATATTTTATTCACCCACATACTTGGCAGACCCCTCCGTGGTTTTAGAGCCATGCACAGATGACATGTTCAGTCTCACAGCAATCCGAATACCACCAGGGGGCGATATAAGACCTTTGATGGAATCTCTTATGCATCGCTGTCCCCAGAGAGCTTTTTCTATGACGGGGGTTATGTGATCCGTCACCTTATTACAGTTCATTCAATTTGTATCCCTGCACCCACAGTTTTATCACCGTTCTCCGGGTTGTGTTATATTATTATTCGATTTGGTATTCACAATTGCAGTTTGTTTTATGCTCATTGCAACTTTACGAATATCCGCATGCGAATTCCCTTCAAGAGAAGgagatatttcttttttttatttgccatGTCCTAGCCTATAGCCTAGAGAAGTGCAAACAGTGGCTTGTCATCATCTAGATTGCCagtggggagagatggaggtaaAGGTAGAATGCAAACAGCTGACACGACATCAGGTCATGTCCCCGTTTCCACGGAAACGTACTTTTACGTTTCTCGTACATCTCCCACGGGGATTGTAACCCCTTGATAATTAGctagtgtgctctctctccttttttataactcctctctcactcctctacttctttctccctctgtctccctctgtctcagtgattctctctctcactgccccaCTAGTTCTCCTTCGTGTGTAGCTGTACTCTGTactcttaaacacactcacattaaaaCTATTTTGTCTGATTTTGCAACGGTCTGTGGGCACCAGTCCatggttgtgtgtttctgtgaatgcCACTCTGTGAAGCccttgttctgtgcatctgtgccTACCTCTGTACGAGTGcttgttcctgtctctcttcttccctctacctcctcctccactcctctctctctctctttctctcttccctccctcactcctctctctctttctctcttccctctcttatTCAAGTATGCACACAGGTGGGTCCATGGACCCTGACTCAGCTCGTAAACGCTCTACATAACATGTTGCCGTGGCAGTAATTACTCTCTCCACCTGCCGCCAACCGCCATCCCCaccagccctcctcctcctcttcctcctcctcctccaccaccaccaccaccccgccTCCGTCCTTCCCCCAACGCcgtctctatccatctctaagAGCGACGGAACAACAAGTGGCCGTGCTGACGCCAGCCGGGTTGTCTGCTGTAAAGTGACTGGCTGAGGAAGGACTGGGAAGCGAGcactgaggaagagagagctaCGCATGACAGATTTGATACCCATCAGTGTTTCATCAAAACCTGGATGACTCACCAGTCTCTGATAGGAGCACAGGACAcaaggtggagggagaggggggagggggaggaggagagaggggggggagatagagagagtgagagagagagagagagaggggagggttgCCATACACTCAGGGGAAAAAGACCGGGTGTCTTGCGTGTCATTCGTGGAGAGTGGGCCAGACAGGAATGGAAGacataaagaaaaaagagagagagtgagacagtgggagaaagagacacacagagagactaagcatctgggtgggtggggttgaagatggagagaaggaggggggattgacagatagagaggggaagtgagtgagtgagtgagagagagagagagagagacagagagtgtgtgagagagagaggtttgttgtattgttgttgttatatgttgttgttgtctaaGTGTGGAAGAGGAAGCAATTCTTCCTATTTGGAATGGATTTTCCTGGGAGGGTCGGGAGGAAGAGCCGCCTGAGGAAGAACTAAACCACTCACTCCAGTCACGTTTGAGAGGTAGTCTATCGCTCTCTTgttccctctatccctctctttctctctctctgtgttccctcgtttcctccccccccctgctctggatgaagctgaagctggagGCAGCAGAGGCGGTGGCATGAGGCTCTACATGGACGCTGAGAGGGCGGGAAGAGACTAGGCAGGGATGGCTTACACACAGGTAAGCCCCGCTTACTGCTTTTCCGTATCTGAGGACCTACCGCACACCAGATGCTACTgggcagtgcacacacacacagacacagacacattcacggtccacaatacaacacagacaAACGTGTCGGGGTAAACTATCGGGTATCGGGAACTGCCTTTTGCGCGATGGACCTATTTTAATTGACCCTGTTTCCAATTCTGACCcagcttttctctctttgtgtcagTCATAGTCATATCTCTTGCTAACGTTGCTGTTCAATAGTGCAAGGCCTTGGCTGGAAACATGTTTGTTCTATTGCCTCTGTTTATTAGCTTTCACTCTTTTAAAAAACAGTGCATATGCTATTACAGTTCCAAACCGATGTCTATTCCATTCTAATGTCTATTCTATTGAGAGGTTCATCAAATGATTTCTTTTTAGCACATATTTTCAACCATCTGATATTGTATGGACATAAAAGACAGACCAGGGAGTGCTCGTTGATATGACCCGTGCCTGTGACTTCACGCAGGGCTATTCAACAGGTGTAGGATTACAAACAAACCTCGGTGTGCAAGGAGAAAGAAATCACTAGCTAATTGAGAATAATCCAATTCTGGATGTATTCCTGATCAGATTTGTATTGGCGTCATGAATATAAAAGCTTTCAGAGCTTCTATCTGAACCTGCACTGTCTCTAATGGCAAACCTCAGGACCATTTTAATTTCTGTTATGTGGGATGGTGTATCCTACTTCTATTGGTCTACGGTTTGACCATATTCATTTCTCTTCTGTGGGATGGTGTATCCAACTTCTATTTGTCTAAGGTTTGCAGTGAGATTCCCCTGACAAATAGACACAATctaatcattacatttacatttacatttagtcatttagcagacgcttttgtccaaagcgacgtacaagggagatgtGTAtgatgatgtgtatgtgtgtgtcagagttttCAGGTATATACTGCGTACTTGTGTTatagcacaagtgtgtgtgtgtgtctaaggaaGGCTTgaaagcacatgtgtgtgtgcaatatggatgtgagtatgtgcatgtgtgtgtgctttttgagCCTGTCTTTGTATTTGCTTGAGGGTAAGATTTGAATCAGTGTTGTAcacatatgtgagtgtgagtggtgtgtatacttatgtgtgtatgtttgtttgtatatatgcGTGGGAAAGACAGCAaaggttattgtgtgtgtgtgcgtgtgtgtgtgtgcgtgtgtgtttgtgtgtgtgtgtgtgtgtgtgtgtgtgtggactggagaTGTGGCGGCGTTGGCCATGTGCTCTGCTGGGCTTTGGTTGGTGACCCTGGTGCGTCATCCCAGCCAGCCACACAAGAgctgctgggagggggaggggttgggggggcaggAGGGCGGCGCTCATATCACTGTTGCCGTGGTTACAGCCACAGCTAATTGCAAAGAAAACATAGAGACTGGTGATGAGGAGCACAGGGGCCAGGGCTTGTGCAGtagccaagcacacacacacacacacacacacacacacacacacacacacacacacacacacacacacacacacacacacacacacacacacacacacacacacacacacacacacacacacacacacacacacacacacacgcacacacacacacacgcacacacacacacacacacacacacaaacacacatctctatctctctatatctctctctctctctttcacacacagacacaggttatctctctgtctccccatctctctctctttttaacaCCCAAACCCAAAATGACAGACACTTTATTTTCTATATCCCTCTTTGTCTTTCGTATACTGACGGAAAAACACCTGTGTTAAAGGCTCACATTAGCACACCACATTAGCACACAACGGGAACAGGTGAGTCCTATGAGTGTGAGATGGTGCTGTTTTTCCATTCACATGGAGgggatgaagggggggggggggtgctaaaACACCAGACAGGATGTGGCCACAGACAGAACAGCTTGCGTAGAATGTCATTGGCTTTTGCAAACACAGGAGATTTGAGGTAAACCAAGGTTATGGGTCCCTTTTTACACACGTGTGCCTGCTTTTAATGTCAAGATCTTAATGTCAACCCATagaagtgacatcacagcacACTGCGAGTGCAGCTGCCACACATGAGCTGGAATCATCCCATTGGAATGGAACGCAAAACAAGACGAGTGGATCACTGGAAGTGTCTTAACATTTGCCAATGATGTATTTTGCCTTGGAAATTTAGGTTCAAGCAATACCATACTACCTTAATACTATTATAATAAAAGCATTATATTTGCAAACCTTCGCCTCACACTTTGCGGTTTGCTGTTCGTAGATGTAGTTTGCATTTATAGTTATACAAAAAGACTTACAGTCCAAGTCACACATTTCACCTATACTTGTTTCCCAGGAAAAAAGCCTCACAATGACTATTCTGGCACTACAATGAGCAAATGGAAtcacaaataaatcatttgaTAAACTGATAcatcatgtcatgtttttgacTATCTGTATAACTGTTCTATGGCATGTGTCCTCAAACTAAACTTTTATGGTTCTCTTTGCCCCTTGCTTTCCCATCATCCTTTGCTGCTCTGCACCGGTGAAAAGAGCAGTTGGAACCCATCAATGAGGTATGTGACATCGCCTTTTCCCCTTCAATCATTAATTCAGATTTAAGGGATAGTTTCACCTGATATCATATTCTGCAGAGGTTTATGGTGGCACAAAGGCCATTGTCCAAAATATTAAACTCAATTTCACAGTGAAACTCGACAGAAAAGTGTATGTTATGAGAATATTCAGCTCTGCTCGACATGAAAGATTGTTTGGTTCAAGCAGTGTTTTGGTGTTTGGTTCACACATATTTGTCAGGTTGTTTGGTCATACCTGTCATATTCCACTCACACAGTCCAATCAGACGTGTGAAACTCGTCGCCACTGGAGTGTGTCAACCAATCAGTGACCACACATCACCCCTGCGTTCTCCTCTATCCGAACGTCTTTCgcctctcctgcctcctctctgtcctccgtcTATTGCCATTCATTATTTATCAGCGAACTCCATCTCGTGCTGTTATTTTCATCAGGGGGCAGGCGTTTTTTAGGGCAATCATGTCACCTCTCGCCACGTCCCCCCTCCCCTGTTTGATTGAAGTCTTTCAGGCGTAAAAACAAGTTTCTGTTTTAAACACGACAAGATTCCCGCGGTATCCGCCAAGCGCAGCACGACTGTCCAATCTGCATCCGAAATACAGTCGCCTACGGTGCGTGTCGTCTGAATACCAATCAGCGGGAAATAAAATATCTTGAGAATAAGTTTGTTTCCCCCccctttttgttgtaatattGCAAAGGTTTACGCAACTCTTTTTGTCTGGTCTGTCTATTTCAAccttgaatatgtgtgtggtgtttggagTTGTTCCTCAGCGTGTTGTGTTAGATGACGGGAGACGGAGGCACAGTTTGTGTTGACGCAGAGCAGATGAGTCACACAGTTTACTACTCACTCTCTGGAGGCCCGAACAGGGCTGACATTCGTTATGTATCGCTTGAGCCTCGCGGAGGCTAATGCATTTTTAAACACGGTAAATGTCGCATAGGGTATTGATAGAAATCGTTCTTGTTTTCATATCGAAATGAGGTCATCTACAGAAATATTTCATATGCAAGGATTGCTGAATGATCTCAGCCACGAGGCCTACATACATATTGAGGGGATTGCTGTTGAAATGTCGTAGTTGAAAGAGTGTTCCGATCTTGTCTTCTCCGACTGTCAAGCCAGAaaattccctctctccctacattTCTCtgcatccccctctccttctgttcTGTTAGGGTGTCCTGTCTAGGCTGACTGACCTACTGCTGTGCCGCTGGTCGTGCCGGTCATGTTGGCTGTGGTGCTGGGAGTGTAGCTGCTGCCAGCCCACTGATGAGGAAGTGGAGATCCTTGGACCCTTCCCTGCACAGACACCCTCCTGGCTGTGAGTACCCCTCTACAacacttaatttttttttaaatttagcCTACATATTC is a genomic window of Clupea harengus chromosome 1, Ch_v2.0.2, whole genome shotgun sequence containing:
- the LOC105899881 gene encoding inositol 1,4,5-trisphosphate receptor-interacting protein-like 2, translating into MSLYTLNLRVFWPLLTCVLAALALLHHLTLTTRSADTSAADGCQDPDHGTLSLLKYALVFALCYFFIRYCASRPAEGKRGLGRALLLEGHGKARRELLEEYYEREVRLSPHVLGHSKAHVAKLVSELVKVGRTDGPPESSLAFRGDYMQIGSSYEEHKVGSPDCFDILVPLRLPRGLTLDPVVFSERPGGPPLSTLETPRRSEWTRRHRAFTDSFLRPHVSAGVQRLSPDCVLRWFYPAAQRCLATVRYPFEQRCALSLSLGEQQRVQLRLTPRSDYVCCHISMGVRLIPAFPLGDSAFLVPTTDPRHPGEDLWAVYFPKQEQRLLGWLKGRLPSGSCHLKVLQLAKEVRDLGGQTLDNQARAEWKGVLSSYTLKTAWLRLLFSTPPEAWEERHLVDRLEDLLRSLREGLQGCVLKHLFLGGDAAGLLPDSVSLPKLVKEMAPSNLWEVFSAASLELVAARLTYTWAHLHRLIRLGRPQRSSLGRGLHCKHIEAE